A genome region from Panicum virgatum strain AP13 chromosome 4K, P.virgatum_v5, whole genome shotgun sequence includes the following:
- the LOC120704854 gene encoding solute carrier family 40 member 1-like, which translates to MALVVVTNVSGALAALSTLAGTILIEREWVVVISCGHPPAVLTGINSVVRRIDLSCKLLAPVFSGLVFSFVSAQASAAALALWIVASVGLEYWLFVSVYSGVPALAAENGRRRAADDVLLPSPAEEIAAPPAERAADWSWRTRLSIIPCCESWVVYVRQDVALPSVALAFLYFTVLSFGTLMTATLDWKGIPAYVISLARGFSAVVGICATLLYPAVHSRLSTLRTGLWSIWMQWCCLLVCVASIWAGSGVASAWMLMAGVAAGALDVRSRRDAADAGRRAGARAVRGGRGAELAAVRVRPPHLHHGHHHLRPQGFQRADRAVVLPGDLRGGHVHAARPPRAQAPLPLRQDPRQDQLVRDPPGSHGVRTQNLIPHQ; encoded by the exons ATGGCGCTCGTCGTCGTCACCAACGTGTCAGGCGCCCTTGCAGCGCTCTCGACTCTTGCCGGCACCATTCTGATCGAGAGAGAATG GGTGGTGGTGATCTCGTGCGGGCACCCGCCGGCGGTGCTGACGGGGATCAACTCGGTGGTCCGGCGGATCGACCTGAGCTGCAAGCTGCTTGCCCCGGTGTTCTCCGGCCTGGTCTTCAGCTTCGTGTCCGCGcaggcctccgccgcggcgctggCGCTGTGGATTGTCGCCTCGGTGGGGCTCGAGTACTGGCTCTTCGTCTCCGTGTACAGCGGCGTGCCCGCCCTCGCCGCGGagaacggccggcggcgggcagcggaCGATGTGCTACTACCATCGCCGGCGGAGGagatcgccgcgccgccggctgaGAGGGCGGCGGATTGGAGTTGGAGGACGCGGCTCTCGATCATACCGTGCTGTGAGTCGTGGGTGGTGTACGTGCGGCAGGACGTGGCCCTCCCCAGCGTCGCCCTCGCCTTCCTCTACTTCACCGTCCTGAG CTTTGGCACGCTGATGACGGCGACGCTGGACTGGAAGGGCATCCCTGCGTACGTGATCAGTCTGGCGAGGGGCTTCAGCGCCGTCGTCGGCATCTGCGCGACGCTGCTGTACCCGGCCGTGCACTCGCGGCTGTCCACCCTCCGGACAGGCCTCTGGTCCATCTGGATGCAG TGGTGCTGCCTGCTGGTGTGCGTGGCCTCGATCTGGGCCGGCAGCGGCGTGGCGTCGGCGTGGATGCTGATGGCCGGCGTCGCGGCTGGGGCTCTGGATGTTCGATCTCGCCGCGATGCAGCTGATGCAGGACGGCGTGCCGGAGCACGAGCGGTGCGTGGTGGGCGGGGTGCAGAACTCGCTGCAGTCCGTGTTCGACCTCCTCACCTACATCATGGGCATCATCATCTCCGACCCCAGG GATTTCAGCGAGCTGATCGTGCTGTCGTTCTTCCTGGTGACCTGCGCGGCGGCCATGTACACGCTGCACGTCCACCGCGTGCGCAAGCACCTCTTCCACTTCGACAAGATCCTCGCCAAGATCAGCTGGTGAGAGATCCCCCTGGCAGCCATGGAGTCAGAACTCAGAACCTAATACCCCACCAGTGA
- the LOC120704856 gene encoding uncharacterized protein LOC120704856 → MAVDGQICTAATLQGPVAVGSAWVWRRTELRGRSSAARQVELAGHVRRPRGHDGRLQPPHAPRRRCSPELWPPSFQICGLLPYPGSQASSSSGSTRPRPARFHPPSPILLLCCRGHCLVAILLIGSLGVASRRPKVLAFFKKKILQQRKRPCLIPSMHLNPSATERVCCPVGDLNKRNKTRNKAYEISSLPTAALIGGPSPNATESFAQELVEMSVSDLKLKRLPALELFSVTFKEGVEHEALLD, encoded by the exons atggcggtggACGGCCAGATCTGCACGGCGGCGACCCTCCAAGGTCCGGTGGCGGTCGGATCCGCATGGGTCTGGCGGCGCACCGAGCTCCGTGGCCGGAGTTCTGCAGCTCGCcaggtggagctcgccggccatGTGCGTCGCCCGCGCGGTCACGATGGAAGGTTGCAGCCCCCACACGCGCCGCGGCGACGTTGCTCGCCAGAGTTGTGGCCCCCATCATTTCAGATCTGCGGCCTTCTTCCTTACCCAGGAAGCCAAGCTTCTTCCTCATCGGGATCCACACGCCCTCGTCCTGCTAGGTTCCATCCTCCGTCCCCTATCCTCCTTCTCTGCTGTCGTGGTCATTGCCTGGTTGCCATTCTGTTGATTGGGTCTTTGGGTGTTGCCTCTCGTCGTCCCAAG GTGCTTgccttcttcaaaaaaaaaattttacaacaaAGGAAGCGACCATGTCTGATCCCCTCCATGCATCTTAATCCTTCTGCTACAGAGAGGGTTTGCTGCCCGGTCGGGGATCTCAACAAAAGAAACAAAACCAGAAATAAG GCCTATGAAATTTCTTCCCTGCCTACTGCCGCCCTAATTGGAGGTCCTTCACCGAATGCAACAG AGAGTTTTGCCCAGGAGCTTGTTGAGATGTCTGTTTCAGACCTAAAGTTGAAG AGACTGCCAGCCTTGGAACTTTTCTCAGTTACTTTCAAGGAAGGTGTAGAGCATGAGGCATTATTAGATTGA